Proteins encoded together in one Prunus dulcis chromosome 3, ALMONDv2, whole genome shotgun sequence window:
- the LOC117620635 gene encoding NADP-specific glutamate dehydrogenase isoform X3 codes for MLLPAGGLGMNSMMDDMNLIQQAQRHHLVVRELGEEIDLEIGPGDDDPAFANTPLIGGPPREPSAEDHDESKNMVMVSQLPSDDQDMSKGQPVKRKKKVVKRWREEWADTYKWAYVDVKEGTARIFCSVCREYGRKHRRNPYGNEGSRNMQMSALEEHNNSLLHKEALRLQMASKDKIIADKPIYVKALMSKTAGSIVEAALKRDPHEVEFIQSLQEVVHALERVIAKNSHYVSIMERLLEPERMIVFRVPWVDDRGETNVNRGFRVQFNQALGPCRGGFRFHPSMTLSITKFLGFEQTLKNALSPYKIGGAAGGSDFDPKGKSENEVMRFCQSFMNEMYRYLGIDKDLPSEEMGVGTREMGYLFGQYRRLAGHFQGSFTGPRIFWSGSSLRTEATGYGLVFFAQLLLADLNKDFKGLRCVVSGSGKIALHVLEKLIAYGALPITVSDSKGYLVDEEGFDYMKISFLREIKAQNRSLRDYSKTYARSKYYDEVKPWTERCDVAFPCATQNEIDQSDAISLVNSGCRILVEGSNMPCTPDAVDVLRKANVLIAPAVAAGAGGQVVAGEFELNHECNSVNWSPEDFESKLQEAMKQTYQRSLKAAADFGYQKESPEALVHGAIISAFLTLAQAMTDQGCV; via the exons ATGTTGCTACCGGCCGGTGGATTAGGGATGAATTCCATGATGGATGATATGAATTTGATTCAGCAGGCACAGAGGCATCACTTGGTGGTTCGGGAGCTTGGAGAAGAGATTGATTTAGAAATTGGACCTGGGGATGATGATCCTGCATTTGCTAACACCCCCCTCATTGGTGGTCCACCACGAGAACCTTCTGCTGAGGATCATGATGAAAGCAAGAATATGGTAATGGTTTCTCAACTCCCTAGTGATGACCAAGATATGTCAAAGGGACAACCagtaaaaaggaagaaaaaggttGTGAAAAGATGGAGAGAGGAATGGGCAGATACCTACAAATGGGCTTATGTTGATGTCAAGGAAGGGACGGCTAGGATTTTTTGCTCTGTGTGTAGGGAGTATGGCCGGAAGCATAGAAGAAACCCCTATGGAAATGAGGGTAGCCGAAATATGCAGATGAGTGCACTCGAGGAACACAACAATAGTTTGCTTCACAAAGAGGCACTTCGCCTTCAAATGGCTTCCAAGGATAAGATCATTGCTGACAAACCCATTTATGTCAAAG CTCTTATGTCAAAAACGGCTGGATCAATCGTTGAAGCTGCACTGAAAAGGGATCCTCATGAGGTTGAGTTCATACAATCACTGCAAGAAGTAGTTCATGCTTTAGAAAGAGTGATTGCAAAAAATTCTCA TTATGTAAGCATCATGGAGCGCTTGTTAGAACCTGAGCGTATGATTGTTTTCCGAGTTCCATGGGTGGATGATAGAGGTGAGACAAACGTTAACCGAGGCTTTCGTGTACAGTTTAACCAGGCCTTGGGTCCATGTAGGGGTGGTTTCCGGTTTCATCCTTCTATGACCTTGAGCATTACCAAGTTTCTTGGATTTGAACAG ACTTTAAAGAATGCCTTGTCACCATACAAAATCGGAGGGGCAGCGGGCGGTAGTGATTTTGATCCAAAGGGAAAAAGTGAGAATGAG GTTATGCGTTTTTGCCAAAGTTTTATGAATGAGATGTATCGCTATTTGGGTATTGACAAG GACCTTCCTTCAGAGGAGATGGGTGTTGGTACTCGGGAGATGGGATATCTCTTCGGACAATATAGACGTCTAGCTGGTCACTTTCAG GGAAGTTTTACAGGGCCAAGGATATTTTGGTCTGGTTCTAGCCTTCGAACTGAAGCAACTGGATATGGGCTG GTTTTCTTTGCACAGCTCCTACTTGCAGACCTGAATAAAGATTTCAAAGGATTAAG GTGTGTTGTGAGCGGCTCAGGAAAGATTGCTTTGCATGTCCTCGAGAAGCTTATTGCATATGGTGCTCTTCCCATTACAGTTTCtg ATTCAAAGGGTTATCTGGTGGATGAGGAAGGATTTGATTATATGAAAATCTCATTTTTGAGAGAGATCAAAGCGCAAAATAGAAGTTTGAG AGATTATTCAAAGACTTATGCTCGATCTAAGTATTATGATGAAGTGAAACCTTGGACTGAAAGGTGTGATGTTGCATTTCCTTGTGCTACACAGAATGAAATTGATCAGTCTGACGCCATTAGTCTGGTTAATTCAGGTTGTCGTATACTAGTAGAAG GTTCAAACATGCCCTGTACACCTGATGCTGTTGATGTTTTGAGAAAAGCTAATGTTCTAATTGCTCCTGCAGTGGCCGCTGGTGCTGGTGGA CAGGTGGTGGCTGGAGAATTTGAATTGAACCACGAGTGTAATTCAGTGAACTGGTCCCCCGAGGACTTTGAATCTAAATTACAG GAAGCAATGAAACAGACTTATCAGAGAAGCCTCAAAGCCGCAGCTGATTTTGGTTACCAGAAAGAAAGTCCTGA GGCTTTGGTACACGGAGCTATCATTTCTGCTTTTCTGACTCTTGCTCAAGCCATGACCGATCAAGGATGTGTATAG
- the LOC117620635 gene encoding NADP-specific glutamate dehydrogenase isoform X2 has translation MLLPAGGLGMNSMMDDMNLIQQAQRHHLVVRELGEEIDLEIGPGDDDPAFANTPLIGGPPREPSAEDHDESKNMVMVSQLPSDDQDMSKGQPVKRKKKVVKRWREEWADTYKWAYVDVKEGTARIFCSVCREYGRKHRRNPYGNEGSRNMQMSALEEHNNSLLHKEALRLQMASKDKIIADKPIYVKALMSKTAGSIVEAALKRDPHEVEFIQSLQEVVHALERVIAKNSHYVSIMERLLEPERMIVFRVPWVDDRGETNVNRGFRVQFNQALGPCRGGFRFHPSMTLSITKFLGFEQTLKNALSPYKIGGAAGGSDFDPKGKSENEVMRFCQSFMNEMYRYLGIDKDLPSEEMGVGTREMGYLFGQYRRLAGHFQVPETPGSFTGPRIFWSGSSLRTEATGYGLVFFAQLLLADLNKDFKGLRCVVSGSGKIALHVLEKLIAYGALPITVSDSKGYLVDEEGFDYMKISFLREIKAQNRSLRDYSKTYARSKYYDEVKPWTERCDVAFPCATQNEIDQSDAISLVNSGCRILVEGSNMPCTPDAVDVLRKANVLIAPAVAAGAGGVVAGEFELNHECNSVNWSPEDFESKLQEAMKQTYQRSLKAAADFGYQKESPEALVHGAIISAFLTLAQAMTDQGCV, from the exons ATGTTGCTACCGGCCGGTGGATTAGGGATGAATTCCATGATGGATGATATGAATTTGATTCAGCAGGCACAGAGGCATCACTTGGTGGTTCGGGAGCTTGGAGAAGAGATTGATTTAGAAATTGGACCTGGGGATGATGATCCTGCATTTGCTAACACCCCCCTCATTGGTGGTCCACCACGAGAACCTTCTGCTGAGGATCATGATGAAAGCAAGAATATGGTAATGGTTTCTCAACTCCCTAGTGATGACCAAGATATGTCAAAGGGACAACCagtaaaaaggaagaaaaaggttGTGAAAAGATGGAGAGAGGAATGGGCAGATACCTACAAATGGGCTTATGTTGATGTCAAGGAAGGGACGGCTAGGATTTTTTGCTCTGTGTGTAGGGAGTATGGCCGGAAGCATAGAAGAAACCCCTATGGAAATGAGGGTAGCCGAAATATGCAGATGAGTGCACTCGAGGAACACAACAATAGTTTGCTTCACAAAGAGGCACTTCGCCTTCAAATGGCTTCCAAGGATAAGATCATTGCTGACAAACCCATTTATGTCAAAG CTCTTATGTCAAAAACGGCTGGATCAATCGTTGAAGCTGCACTGAAAAGGGATCCTCATGAGGTTGAGTTCATACAATCACTGCAAGAAGTAGTTCATGCTTTAGAAAGAGTGATTGCAAAAAATTCTCA TTATGTAAGCATCATGGAGCGCTTGTTAGAACCTGAGCGTATGATTGTTTTCCGAGTTCCATGGGTGGATGATAGAGGTGAGACAAACGTTAACCGAGGCTTTCGTGTACAGTTTAACCAGGCCTTGGGTCCATGTAGGGGTGGTTTCCGGTTTCATCCTTCTATGACCTTGAGCATTACCAAGTTTCTTGGATTTGAACAG ACTTTAAAGAATGCCTTGTCACCATACAAAATCGGAGGGGCAGCGGGCGGTAGTGATTTTGATCCAAAGGGAAAAAGTGAGAATGAG GTTATGCGTTTTTGCCAAAGTTTTATGAATGAGATGTATCGCTATTTGGGTATTGACAAG GACCTTCCTTCAGAGGAGATGGGTGTTGGTACTCGGGAGATGGGATATCTCTTCGGACAATATAGACGTCTAGCTGGTCACTTTCAGGTACCAGAAACACCG GGAAGTTTTACAGGGCCAAGGATATTTTGGTCTGGTTCTAGCCTTCGAACTGAAGCAACTGGATATGGGCTG GTTTTCTTTGCACAGCTCCTACTTGCAGACCTGAATAAAGATTTCAAAGGATTAAG GTGTGTTGTGAGCGGCTCAGGAAAGATTGCTTTGCATGTCCTCGAGAAGCTTATTGCATATGGTGCTCTTCCCATTACAGTTTCtg ATTCAAAGGGTTATCTGGTGGATGAGGAAGGATTTGATTATATGAAAATCTCATTTTTGAGAGAGATCAAAGCGCAAAATAGAAGTTTGAG AGATTATTCAAAGACTTATGCTCGATCTAAGTATTATGATGAAGTGAAACCTTGGACTGAAAGGTGTGATGTTGCATTTCCTTGTGCTACACAGAATGAAATTGATCAGTCTGACGCCATTAGTCTGGTTAATTCAGGTTGTCGTATACTAGTAGAAG GTTCAAACATGCCCTGTACACCTGATGCTGTTGATGTTTTGAGAAAAGCTAATGTTCTAATTGCTCCTGCAGTGGCCGCTGGTGCTGGTGGA GTGGTGGCTGGAGAATTTGAATTGAACCACGAGTGTAATTCAGTGAACTGGTCCCCCGAGGACTTTGAATCTAAATTACAG GAAGCAATGAAACAGACTTATCAGAGAAGCCTCAAAGCCGCAGCTGATTTTGGTTACCAGAAAGAAAGTCCTGA GGCTTTGGTACACGGAGCTATCATTTCTGCTTTTCTGACTCTTGCTCAAGCCATGACCGATCAAGGATGTGTATAG
- the LOC117620635 gene encoding NADP-specific glutamate dehydrogenase isoform X4: MLLPAGGLGMNSMMDDMNLIQQAQRHHLVVRELGEEIDLEIGPGDDDPAFANTPLIGGPPREPSAEDHDESKNMVMVSQLPSDDQDMSKGQPVKRKKKVVKRWREEWADTYKWAYVDVKEGTARIFCSVCREYGRKHRRNPYGNEGSRNMQMSALEEHNNSLLHKEALRLQMASKDKIIADKPIYVKALMSKTAGSIVEAALKRDPHEVEFIQSLQEVVHALERVIAKNSHYVSIMERLLEPERMIVFRVPWVDDRGETNVNRGFRVQFNQALGPCRGGFRFHPSMTLSITKFLGFEQTLKNALSPYKIGGAAGGSDFDPKGKSENEVMRFCQSFMNEMYRYLGIDKDLPSEEMGVGTREMGYLFGQYRRLAGHFQGSFTGPRIFWSGSSLRTEATGYGLVFFAQLLLADLNKDFKGLRCVVSGSGKIALHVLEKLIAYGALPITVSDSKGYLVDEEGFDYMKISFLREIKAQNRSLRDYSKTYARSKYYDEVKPWTERCDVAFPCATQNEIDQSDAISLVNSGCRILVEGSNMPCTPDAVDVLRKANVLIAPAVAAGAGGVVAGEFELNHECNSVNWSPEDFESKLQEAMKQTYQRSLKAAADFGYQKESPEALVHGAIISAFLTLAQAMTDQGCV, from the exons ATGTTGCTACCGGCCGGTGGATTAGGGATGAATTCCATGATGGATGATATGAATTTGATTCAGCAGGCACAGAGGCATCACTTGGTGGTTCGGGAGCTTGGAGAAGAGATTGATTTAGAAATTGGACCTGGGGATGATGATCCTGCATTTGCTAACACCCCCCTCATTGGTGGTCCACCACGAGAACCTTCTGCTGAGGATCATGATGAAAGCAAGAATATGGTAATGGTTTCTCAACTCCCTAGTGATGACCAAGATATGTCAAAGGGACAACCagtaaaaaggaagaaaaaggttGTGAAAAGATGGAGAGAGGAATGGGCAGATACCTACAAATGGGCTTATGTTGATGTCAAGGAAGGGACGGCTAGGATTTTTTGCTCTGTGTGTAGGGAGTATGGCCGGAAGCATAGAAGAAACCCCTATGGAAATGAGGGTAGCCGAAATATGCAGATGAGTGCACTCGAGGAACACAACAATAGTTTGCTTCACAAAGAGGCACTTCGCCTTCAAATGGCTTCCAAGGATAAGATCATTGCTGACAAACCCATTTATGTCAAAG CTCTTATGTCAAAAACGGCTGGATCAATCGTTGAAGCTGCACTGAAAAGGGATCCTCATGAGGTTGAGTTCATACAATCACTGCAAGAAGTAGTTCATGCTTTAGAAAGAGTGATTGCAAAAAATTCTCA TTATGTAAGCATCATGGAGCGCTTGTTAGAACCTGAGCGTATGATTGTTTTCCGAGTTCCATGGGTGGATGATAGAGGTGAGACAAACGTTAACCGAGGCTTTCGTGTACAGTTTAACCAGGCCTTGGGTCCATGTAGGGGTGGTTTCCGGTTTCATCCTTCTATGACCTTGAGCATTACCAAGTTTCTTGGATTTGAACAG ACTTTAAAGAATGCCTTGTCACCATACAAAATCGGAGGGGCAGCGGGCGGTAGTGATTTTGATCCAAAGGGAAAAAGTGAGAATGAG GTTATGCGTTTTTGCCAAAGTTTTATGAATGAGATGTATCGCTATTTGGGTATTGACAAG GACCTTCCTTCAGAGGAGATGGGTGTTGGTACTCGGGAGATGGGATATCTCTTCGGACAATATAGACGTCTAGCTGGTCACTTTCAG GGAAGTTTTACAGGGCCAAGGATATTTTGGTCTGGTTCTAGCCTTCGAACTGAAGCAACTGGATATGGGCTG GTTTTCTTTGCACAGCTCCTACTTGCAGACCTGAATAAAGATTTCAAAGGATTAAG GTGTGTTGTGAGCGGCTCAGGAAAGATTGCTTTGCATGTCCTCGAGAAGCTTATTGCATATGGTGCTCTTCCCATTACAGTTTCtg ATTCAAAGGGTTATCTGGTGGATGAGGAAGGATTTGATTATATGAAAATCTCATTTTTGAGAGAGATCAAAGCGCAAAATAGAAGTTTGAG AGATTATTCAAAGACTTATGCTCGATCTAAGTATTATGATGAAGTGAAACCTTGGACTGAAAGGTGTGATGTTGCATTTCCTTGTGCTACACAGAATGAAATTGATCAGTCTGACGCCATTAGTCTGGTTAATTCAGGTTGTCGTATACTAGTAGAAG GTTCAAACATGCCCTGTACACCTGATGCTGTTGATGTTTTGAGAAAAGCTAATGTTCTAATTGCTCCTGCAGTGGCCGCTGGTGCTGGTGGA GTGGTGGCTGGAGAATTTGAATTGAACCACGAGTGTAATTCAGTGAACTGGTCCCCCGAGGACTTTGAATCTAAATTACAG GAAGCAATGAAACAGACTTATCAGAGAAGCCTCAAAGCCGCAGCTGATTTTGGTTACCAGAAAGAAAGTCCTGA GGCTTTGGTACACGGAGCTATCATTTCTGCTTTTCTGACTCTTGCTCAAGCCATGACCGATCAAGGATGTGTATAG
- the LOC117620635 gene encoding NADP-specific glutamate dehydrogenase isoform X1, whose protein sequence is MLLPAGGLGMNSMMDDMNLIQQAQRHHLVVRELGEEIDLEIGPGDDDPAFANTPLIGGPPREPSAEDHDESKNMVMVSQLPSDDQDMSKGQPVKRKKKVVKRWREEWADTYKWAYVDVKEGTARIFCSVCREYGRKHRRNPYGNEGSRNMQMSALEEHNNSLLHKEALRLQMASKDKIIADKPIYVKALMSKTAGSIVEAALKRDPHEVEFIQSLQEVVHALERVIAKNSHYVSIMERLLEPERMIVFRVPWVDDRGETNVNRGFRVQFNQALGPCRGGFRFHPSMTLSITKFLGFEQTLKNALSPYKIGGAAGGSDFDPKGKSENEVMRFCQSFMNEMYRYLGIDKDLPSEEMGVGTREMGYLFGQYRRLAGHFQVPETPGSFTGPRIFWSGSSLRTEATGYGLVFFAQLLLADLNKDFKGLRCVVSGSGKIALHVLEKLIAYGALPITVSDSKGYLVDEEGFDYMKISFLREIKAQNRSLRDYSKTYARSKYYDEVKPWTERCDVAFPCATQNEIDQSDAISLVNSGCRILVEGSNMPCTPDAVDVLRKANVLIAPAVAAGAGGQVVAGEFELNHECNSVNWSPEDFESKLQEAMKQTYQRSLKAAADFGYQKESPEALVHGAIISAFLTLAQAMTDQGCV, encoded by the exons ATGTTGCTACCGGCCGGTGGATTAGGGATGAATTCCATGATGGATGATATGAATTTGATTCAGCAGGCACAGAGGCATCACTTGGTGGTTCGGGAGCTTGGAGAAGAGATTGATTTAGAAATTGGACCTGGGGATGATGATCCTGCATTTGCTAACACCCCCCTCATTGGTGGTCCACCACGAGAACCTTCTGCTGAGGATCATGATGAAAGCAAGAATATGGTAATGGTTTCTCAACTCCCTAGTGATGACCAAGATATGTCAAAGGGACAACCagtaaaaaggaagaaaaaggttGTGAAAAGATGGAGAGAGGAATGGGCAGATACCTACAAATGGGCTTATGTTGATGTCAAGGAAGGGACGGCTAGGATTTTTTGCTCTGTGTGTAGGGAGTATGGCCGGAAGCATAGAAGAAACCCCTATGGAAATGAGGGTAGCCGAAATATGCAGATGAGTGCACTCGAGGAACACAACAATAGTTTGCTTCACAAAGAGGCACTTCGCCTTCAAATGGCTTCCAAGGATAAGATCATTGCTGACAAACCCATTTATGTCAAAG CTCTTATGTCAAAAACGGCTGGATCAATCGTTGAAGCTGCACTGAAAAGGGATCCTCATGAGGTTGAGTTCATACAATCACTGCAAGAAGTAGTTCATGCTTTAGAAAGAGTGATTGCAAAAAATTCTCA TTATGTAAGCATCATGGAGCGCTTGTTAGAACCTGAGCGTATGATTGTTTTCCGAGTTCCATGGGTGGATGATAGAGGTGAGACAAACGTTAACCGAGGCTTTCGTGTACAGTTTAACCAGGCCTTGGGTCCATGTAGGGGTGGTTTCCGGTTTCATCCTTCTATGACCTTGAGCATTACCAAGTTTCTTGGATTTGAACAG ACTTTAAAGAATGCCTTGTCACCATACAAAATCGGAGGGGCAGCGGGCGGTAGTGATTTTGATCCAAAGGGAAAAAGTGAGAATGAG GTTATGCGTTTTTGCCAAAGTTTTATGAATGAGATGTATCGCTATTTGGGTATTGACAAG GACCTTCCTTCAGAGGAGATGGGTGTTGGTACTCGGGAGATGGGATATCTCTTCGGACAATATAGACGTCTAGCTGGTCACTTTCAGGTACCAGAAACACCG GGAAGTTTTACAGGGCCAAGGATATTTTGGTCTGGTTCTAGCCTTCGAACTGAAGCAACTGGATATGGGCTG GTTTTCTTTGCACAGCTCCTACTTGCAGACCTGAATAAAGATTTCAAAGGATTAAG GTGTGTTGTGAGCGGCTCAGGAAAGATTGCTTTGCATGTCCTCGAGAAGCTTATTGCATATGGTGCTCTTCCCATTACAGTTTCtg ATTCAAAGGGTTATCTGGTGGATGAGGAAGGATTTGATTATATGAAAATCTCATTTTTGAGAGAGATCAAAGCGCAAAATAGAAGTTTGAG AGATTATTCAAAGACTTATGCTCGATCTAAGTATTATGATGAAGTGAAACCTTGGACTGAAAGGTGTGATGTTGCATTTCCTTGTGCTACACAGAATGAAATTGATCAGTCTGACGCCATTAGTCTGGTTAATTCAGGTTGTCGTATACTAGTAGAAG GTTCAAACATGCCCTGTACACCTGATGCTGTTGATGTTTTGAGAAAAGCTAATGTTCTAATTGCTCCTGCAGTGGCCGCTGGTGCTGGTGGA CAGGTGGTGGCTGGAGAATTTGAATTGAACCACGAGTGTAATTCAGTGAACTGGTCCCCCGAGGACTTTGAATCTAAATTACAG GAAGCAATGAAACAGACTTATCAGAGAAGCCTCAAAGCCGCAGCTGATTTTGGTTACCAGAAAGAAAGTCCTGA GGCTTTGGTACACGGAGCTATCATTTCTGCTTTTCTGACTCTTGCTCAAGCCATGACCGATCAAGGATGTGTATAG